The sequence below is a genomic window from Chloroflexota bacterium.
TGCGGAACGCGGGGCAGAAAGAGGAGGACCTCTCCGGCTTCAAGTTCGCTCAGCCCGTCGTCGTGATGACGCCGCACGGTTGCCTCGAGCACCGCTCCGGCGGCGCGGACTCCCAGTGGGGTTACCTGCGGATCGCCCAGCACCTGCAGCGCCGGACCCTGACTGACGACCCTCCCGTCGCTAATAGCCACGACAGTAGTCGCCAGGCGCGCGACCTCGGCGGCGGAGTGGCTCACGTACAGGATCGGGACCGATACCTCGTCGCGCAAACGCTCGAAGTAGGGGAGGATTTCGGTCTTGCGGGGCTCGTCGAGCGCGGCCAAAGGCTCGTCGGCAAGGATGATGCTGGGCTCGGCCAGAAGCGCCCGCCCGATGGCGACCCGCTGCTTCTCGCCGGCCGAAAGCCGGGCGGGGCGACGCTGCAGCAGGTCGCCGATGCCCAGCATTTCCACCACCCGATCCAGGCTTGAGTTGGTGACGCGGCGACGGGCGAACCAGCGCCCGTAAAGGAGGTTCTGCCGGACCGAGAGGTGCGGGAACAGCCGGTCCTCCTGGAATATGTAGCCGAGCCGGCGTTTATGGGGCGGAAGGTCGATCCGGAGGGCGTTGT
It includes:
- the modC gene encoding molybdenum ABC transporter ATP-binding protein; its protein translation is MILEVRMRHWFDRFGLDVDFAAPPGITVLFGRSGSGKTSIVNVVAGLLRPHEGRVAVGDSVLYDNALRIDLPPHKRRLGYIFQEDRLFPHLSVRQNLLYGRWFARRRVTNSSLDRVVEMLGIGDLLQRRPARLSAGEKQRVAIGRALLAEPSIILADEPLAALDEPRKTEILPYFERLRDEVSVPILYVSHSAAEVARLATTVVAISDGRVVSQGPALQVLGDPQVTPLGVRAAGAVLEATVRRHHDDGLSELEAGEVLLFLPRVPHPPGAAIRVRVAAHEVLISRGRPEDISALNVLPGRVVGIRTGRGPGAIVSVQTGAGRLLARITRRSESALGLAAGVDCYAVIKSVAIAPEDVGG